One part of the Ciona intestinalis chromosome 5, KH, whole genome shotgun sequence genome encodes these proteins:
- the LOC108949489 gene encoding solute carrier family 13 member 2-like: MESDELLRPVAPILDWKTVHHKFPWAVMLLITGGFAMAKGATESGFSEWLGDQLIFLGGIETWAICLIVTIVVCLFTECSSNVATASIFVPILAQLAQSLEVHPLYLMLPPVLAASLAFMLPVATPPNALAFSYGHLKVMDLVKQ; this comes from the exons ATGGAATCAGACGAACTCCTTCGACCAGTTGCCCCAATACTGGATTGGAAGACAGTTCACCACAAGTTTCCATGGGCAGTAATGCTTCTTATAACTGGAGGCTTTGCTATGGCGAAAGGGGCAACG GAATCTGGTTTCTCCGAATGGTTGGGAGATCAACTGATATTTCTTGGTGGAATCGAAACTTGGGCGATCTGTCTCATTGTTACAATTGTCGTATGCTTGTTCACCGAATGCTCAAGCAATGTGGCGACCGCTTCAATATTCGTACCAATACTGGCACAATTG GCTCAATCACTTGAAGTCCATCCCTTGTATCTCATGTTACCTCCAGTATTGGCCGCCTCCCTAGCTTTCATGCTACCAGTTGCAACTCCACCAAACGCACTGGCGTTTTCATATGGTCACCTTAAAGTCATGGACttggtaaaacaataa